The Sesamum indicum cultivar Zhongzhi No. 13 linkage group LG2, S_indicum_v1.0, whole genome shotgun sequence genome contains a region encoding:
- the LOC105156327 gene encoding homeobox-leucine zipper protein HOX3 codes for MENFRNNSSCLELSIAMPGFSSSPSGEMGGMAVKGGVDINQVASSGTEEECMEEEDEISRNDGGPTPRKKLRLTKDQSRLLEESFRLNHTLNPKQKEALAQQLNLKPRQVEVWFQNRRARSKLKQTEMECEYLKRWFGSLTEQNRKLQKEVEELRAMKVGPPHGRHPLPPSTLTMCPRCERVTTTTLLEKSPTTTPPATKMPFLQPPASCYN; via the exons ATGGAGAATTTTCGTAATAATTCTTCTTGTTTGGAGTTGAGCATAGCGATGCCGggcttctcttcttctccatctG GGGAGATGGGTGGTATGGCAGTGAAAGGTGGAGTGGACATAAATCAAGTAGCTTCATCAGGAACAGAAGAAGAATGtatggaagaagaagatgaaataAGCCGGAATGATGGCGGGCCGACCCCCAGAAAGAAACTTCGTCTCACCAAAGACCAATCACGTCTTCTCGAAGAAAGTTTCAGACTAAATCACACCTTAAATCCT AAACAGAAGGAGGCTTTGGCCCAGCAATTAAACCTAAAGCCCAGACAAGTGGAGGTGTGGTTTCAAAACCGTAGAGCAAG GAGCAAGCTGAAGCAAACAGAAATGGAGTGCGAGTACTTGAAGAGATGGTTTGGATCTCTGACGGAACAAAACAGGAAACTGCAGAAGGAGGTGGAGGAGCTGAGGGCCATGAAAGTTGGCCCGCCCCACGGCCGCCACCCGCTGCCGCCTTCCACACTCACAATGTGCCCTCGTTGCGAGCGTGTCACCACCACTACTCTCCTCGAAAAGAGTCCCACCACCACCCCCCCAGCCACTAAAATGCCTTTTCTGCAGCCGCCGGCGTCTTGTTACAACTAA
- the LOC105156251 gene encoding auxin efflux carrier component 7, producing the protein MISWHDLYVVLTAVIPLYVAMILAYGSVRWWKIFTPDQCSGINRFVAIFAVPLLSFHFISKNDIYTMNFRFIAADTLQKIIMLVVLGLWANFTKNGSLEWSITIFSLSTLPNTLVMGIPLLIAMYGEYSGSLMVQIVVLQCIIWYTLLLFLFEYRGAKMLIMEQFPETAASIVSFKVESDVVSLDGQDFLETDAELGNDGKLHVTVRKSNASRRSLGPGSFSGITPRPSNLTGAEIYSLSSSRNPTPRASNFNHSDFYAMMGFPGRLSNFGNSDTGRLSNFNIADMYSVQSSRGPTPRPSNFEENCAPGGLMNSPRFGYYPPQPVPTSYPAPNPEIASTLPRNAKAHQPQQQDGKPNHDAKELHMFVWSSSASPVSEVGGGGLHVFGGPDFGASEQSGRSDQGAKEIRLLVTDHPQNGESKAVPRTGDFVGEDFSFSGGGRDHADQEKEKEGPTGLSKLGSSSTAELNPKAAVGNIDAGAAKHMPPASVMTRLILIMVWRKLIRNPNTYSSLIGLIWSLVSYRWDVHMPKIIEQSIAILSDAGLGMAMFSLGLFMALQPKIIACGNTVASFAMAVRFLTGPAVMAAASIAVGLRGTLLHVAIVQAALPQGIVPFVFAKEYNVHPAILSTAVIFGMLIALPITLVYYILLGL; encoded by the exons ATGATAAGCTGGCACGATCTTTACGTTGTGCTAACTGCGGTGATTCCCCTCTATGTGGCCATGATACTGGCCTACGGCTCTGTGCGGTGGTGGAAAATATTCACACCGGATCAGTGCTCCGGGATCAACCGATTCGTCGCTATTTTCGCGGTCCCACTTCTATCTTTCCATTTCATCTCCAAGAATGATATCTATACGATGAACTTCCGGTTTATCGCCGCCGATACACTGCAAAAGATTATCATGCTTGTGGTTCTTGGATTGTGGGCTAATTTCACCAAGAATGGCAGCCTGGAGTGGTCTATTACCATTTTCTCGCTTTCGACTCTGCCCAATACTCTTGTGATGGGCATTCCTTTGCTAATTGCCATGTACGGCGAGTACTCCGGCAGCCTCATGGTTCAGATTGTGGTGCTGCAGTGCATCATTTGGTACACTCTTTTGCTGTTCCTGTTCGAGTACCGTGGGGCGAAGATGCTGATTATGGAGCAGTTTCCTGAAACAGCAGCTTCAATTGTGTCGTTTAAGGTCGAATCCGACGTTGTTTCGTTAGACGGGCAAGATTTTCTTGAAACGGATGCTGAACTTGGCAATGATGGGAAGCTTCATGTTACTGTGAGGAAATCGAATGCCTCGAGGCGTTCATTAGGCCCAGGATCTTTCTCCGGCATAACTCCTCGCCCCTCTAATTTAACGGGAGCAGAAATTTACAGCTTGAGTTCTTCAAGAAACCCGACTCCAAGAGCGTCTAATTTCAACCACTCAGATTTTTACGCGATGATGGGGTTCCCTGGAAGATTGTCAAATTTCGGGAATTCTGATACGGGTAGATTGTCGAATTTCAACATAGCTGATATGTATTCGGTGCAGTCATCAAGAGGGCCAACTCCAAGGCCATCGAATTTCGAAGAGAACTGTGCGCCGGGAGGGCTGATGAACTCTCCCAGATTCGGTTACTATCCACCGCAGCCTGTGCCCACTTCTTACCCTGCTCCAAATCCTGAAATTGCTTCGACTTTGCCGAGAAATGCAAAAGCCCATCAGCCGCAGCAACAGGATGGTAAGCCTAATCATGACGCGAAGGAGCTTCACATGTTCGTGTGGAGTTCGAGCGCTTCGCCGGTTTCTGAAGTCGGTGGAGGCGGCCTACACGTGTTTGGTGGCCCGGATTTCGGAGCTTCCGAGCAATCCGGGAGGTCTGATCAGGGTGCTAAGGAAATTAGGTTGTTGGTTACTGATCACCCTCAAAATGGGGAGAGCAAag cTGTTCCGCGAACCGGGGACTTTGTTGGGGAAGACTTCAGCTTTAGCGGTGGAGGGAGAGATCATGCAGAtcaggaaaaagagaaagagggTCCAACTGGGCTGTCCAAACTCGGGTCCAGCTCCACCGCCGAGCTCAACCCCAAGGCTGCCGTAGGTAATATTGATGCCGGAGCCGCCAAACATATGCCACCCGCCAGCGTCATGACACGCCTAATCTTGATCATGGTTTGGCGAAAACTTATCCGAAACCCCAACACTTACTCCAGCCTTATCGGCCTCATTTGGTCTTTAGTCTCATATAG GTGGGATGTTCATATGCCGAAAATCATAGAGCAATCCATCGCTATTCTTTCTGATGCTGGCCTTGGAATGGCAATGTTCAGTTTAG GTCTGTTTATGGCCCTTCAACCAAAGATAATCGCTTGTGGGAACACGGTGGCTTCCTTCGCCATGGCTGTGAGGTTTCTCACTGGCCCGGCCGTCATGGCTGCAGCATCCATTGCCGTTGGTCTCCGCGGTACCCTCCTCCACGTCGCAATTGTGCAG GCCGCACTTCCACAAGGGATTGTTCCATTTGTGTTTGCCAAAGAGTACAATGTTCATCCAGCAATTCTCAGCACTGC AGTCATTTTTGGAATGCTGATCGCGCTACCAATAACTCTCGTCTATTACATTCTTCTCGGATTGTAA